The nucleotide sequence GCAGGAGGGGAATGATTGAAAAGAAGGCTAGGAGAAACTCTACTGTAAAAGCAGATGGTGTATGAGCAACAATGGATTATAGCAGCTGAATGAGTTAGCAAAAGAACAAGACCGACTCTGACAGATGGATCTGTTGGGGAGTAAGACTCTTGTGTCACTAATACGTTTGCTCATTTACGATAACAGAAAGACTCTTTTGTAATACACCCAAGACAAAACACTGTGGACAGAGTCCCTCTTAAATGTAAAAGTGCATTTCCAAATTCAGCAAAGGCAAGAATGACTTCAAGCATCTGTGTACACTTCCAAATCCTTGTATTGTTTCTCCCCTCTAACTCTATTCAAAAGTTATCGGACAGTGAACAACTTGATTGACTGTATCATGTCCTAATCCTAGCAAAAATGCATCGCTCATCAGGCTACAGAGCTTGGTAATGCTGCTCAAGGGAAGAAGATGAACATATTACTTACCAAATTGTCCGTCACGCTTTACATAAAGTTCTATTACACCATAAGCAATAGCTGTGGGAGCAGGGATCTCCAAGATCACATTAGAATCCTTTATCACATTCCCATTTTCACTCACTGATACCTGAGGGAGATATTAATCCGCTCTTTAATTTACACTGGCTTAATTCAGTGCCAGTAATAACTTGCAGACAAAATGAACGTCAAGATAAACAACATACTTAGTTATGCAGcactacaaaaaaacaacaaccacaaaaaaggCTCTCTCCATCCTTTCTAAGCCAGTTACACAAGTTGATGAAACAGAAAACGAAAATGTGTTATTTTTCACAGGGTGCAGATGTTACAGAATTTGTTTCCACAAGGTTGGCCACAAGTAGTTGCTGGTGCCCATTAGAGAAGCCTTAGGTGAAACCAGCGTGAAGGACAGGCAGAGCTCTGCCTGGTGCAGAAGAAAGAGGGTAGACAGATGAGGAATGTCAGAGGGCAAGCTGAGTTTGGCAGGACAGTGCCCCGTTTGTCCTAATATACCAACCTCTGCTAGTTGGCTGTGCCCAAAAAAGCTTAAATTGGTTTTTAAACCATTATTGGAATTGGCCACAGGTCTACCATAAGAATGATCCTCCATGGCTATATATTGATCGTCCAGCAATAGAGGCAGTATATAACTTTCTGCTTACCAGGGTACCAGAGACACAGCCATGTGGGACCATCTCTGTAACACTGCTTGTGAGCTTCTACACCACTGACCGGAGCAGTAGACTTAATAGGACTTCAGTCCAATGCAAGTGTTTTATATTGTTAGCCTGAGTTTGTGATATAGGTTTGGCAAAGCACCTCTATGCTAATATATAGCTTCCAACCTGGATAGGAATATTTCCACATTGAAAAGATGGTGCGCCATTTTTGCAGTGTCTTAATTAAATACACATTTAGGAAAAGCATCCTGACAAATGTCCCTCAGATCGCTCAGGGTTCACTCTTTTAAAGGAGCAGTCTCAAAATCTTAATCTGGAGCAGATTCAAGGGCAGAGGCCAGCATCACTGGGCACCTGGGTTCAAAGCTTTGTAAGAGACCAGCTACTGACTTCCTGAGCTTCGTGGCcctgctgctcctcttcctttctttggCTGCCTCCCTTCCCCAAGCAGGGCGAGAATAAAGCAATGTTCTCCACTTGCTTTTCACTCTCCCTCTGGGTGGTAGTGCAGATTGCACCCAGAAGGAGAGGGCAAGCAAATGGGCAGTGGCAAGGTGGAGATGGGTGCAGAGAGCGGAGCCTGTTCGAGGTATCTTGCCCAAAGGCACCCCAGCTAGCACTGCTCCAGAGTAATCCTGATTTTTTCTTTTCATAGGCACCAATATTCTTAAACACCTGCCAGCAGAAAGTCGTGGGGCTGGGGGGTTGGGCAGGCACAAACATGTATACAGAACTTTAGTTCTATGAAGCCATGTAATTTTTAGTAAGCAGACCAGGGATGTGGACCCTGTGGCTTCCTTGGATGTTGTTGGGGCTCCAGCTCCCCCAGCCCAAGGTTACAGATGGTGGGGGGTAGTGGTCCAAaagaatctggagggccaaagattttCTCACCCCTGATTAGACTTAGGGGGCAATCCATAAGGAGCTTCCCCAGTATGTGCCGAAATGAAACGAGGAAATTAAAGGAATGTATTATTGCAAAGCTTTCCTTGCAACTGAGCTTCCGTAGGAGAATGTCCCACAGAGCTGCACCTCGGCATGTGGAATCACTGCATACTTGTGAAGAACTGTTCAGAAGCAGGAAAGCTACAGGGGCCTATAACAGCACAGATGCTGTTAAGATGCTAAATGGAACATGTCACAGTTTACTTTAGGAAAACACAGTCAAACTGcaacttatgcaggggttatgttccggggattgtgcataaagccaaaattgtgtatagtcaaaacaaccCTGGAATGTATCCCGTGCAAGCATCACTACCTTTTTGAAGTTGGTGCGCCAAGCAGATCTTGCCCCACGCATGGTGCTTTccaccttgcttactgggctctggggaGGTTTTCGCCAGATCTTGCAGGGCTGTCTGAGATCTCATGTCAGCCTCCCAGAGACCACACAAGagcttcccaaagcctggcaagCCATTCTAAGAGTTCTTCAGCTCTCTGCCCGGCGTGCATTTAATTTGCACGATTTCAGCTGGCCAGCCGCCAAGTACGTAAAGCTGAAATTACTCAAGTTAAATGTGTGCGAGGTGCAATTCAACAGTACGTATCTATAATGAACTGCATTCAATTTTTCCCCCAGTTCTTACCTTGATAACTTTTGTCTTTATCCCCACCATACTAGCCATTTTTTCTTCTGTCTGAATATGTTCAGATATTAAACATTTCTGGGTTGTTACTATTCTTTTTGTCAGGATACAAAGAACTTCATGCTTTCTTTCAAGCATTTGTTGCAGCAATGTATTGTGCAGATTAACAGCCCTGAAGAAGGAGTATGAAACAGACAAAAATTGCtacccaggaaaaaaaatatctttattaactacaccaggggtagtcaacctttttatacctaccgcccactaatgcatctttcttgatggtaaaaatcTCCTTACTGCCTCTCAGTGCTCAATGGAAAGATGATTCAGCTTGTGTTGTAGAAttccctaccacccacctagaatcctgaaatgcccactagtggtcggtagggaccaggttgacaacccatGAACTACGTGCAGAGCACTGATCTGTAAGAGGCTGATAAAGAGTTCATTCTTTGGTGGCAAATTGCAAACCAGAGAGGCACAAACAAGAGTTTTGCAAGCAGATGTTCCTTGCTAGTTTGTCAGTGTCTGGTAAATCAATCTGAGGATGCAGTTCCATAGCTGGGGCATCACCTTATGCCTGGCAGCCAGCCACGTCATGTGAGCAAGCAGGGGCATTCACAATAAGAACCTCCGATGAAAGTCTCAACAAGGCTGGTTTGTATGGGAGCAGGCAATCCTTTCAAAAATCTAATGGTATTAATAGGTAATCATGTCCCAATGTGCCAAgagaatggaaaaaaatatttccccaaaGAAGACTGTAGACTTCCTTAATAATCTCCAGAGAGCAGGATTCATTAGAGTCAAAGAAACCTGTTAATGGCACACTGTTAAGCTAATAACATCAATTACAGCAAGCTTTTACAAGCTAGCTATTACAGTGTCTAGAAAATGCATCCTAATATCAATTAACAGGTAAATCTAAGAGGATAGCAACTGAGGATATATTCATTCTTTTGCACAGTTAAGTGCAAAAGTTCTTGCTCCTTCCTCTGTTTCAAGGAGACTCAATACCTGAACTAGATGTTACATGCAAACATTTGTAACAAATCCCAGATAGTCCTCCAAGGAAAAGCCACTTTAGGAGCTTGTATTTGAAGCAGAAGGTTTGTGTACACAGGTGAGAAGCAGGACCTAGTACTCGGTCCTTTCACTACCCCCTTTTTCGTTGTTGTTGCTACCTACTGCCCTGCCCTGCGCGATTCCAAACACGCATTCTCTGCATAAGATTCCAAACATGTTGGTGTTGTCTCTCTTCTTAAAGGTTGTACAAATACTATTTATAATCTATTGTATGCACTCTACCTATCCCCTCTTCACCTAACTGACATACATCAGTAAATAAGTCTATATGATTAGTCAACACCAAGGATAATTCATTCTACGGCTATTCAATTCCATAGGAAGCAGTAGGTTTCTACAGATGTTGATCAGGAGTAGCACAAGTATACACAAAGGAAGTGGGGGTGGGAAGAATTattgttttggtggtggtggggaacatagtatataccgtatttttcgctccataggacacatttttcccctcttaaaaactaagggggaaatTCTGTGCGTCCtaaggagcgaatgcaggggggaggcaggcaggaaaagtccccaagagccgcacacaagcttcgcGGGCTtctccccaggagggagaagggactgacgcagccagtccttaaagggtgcgtggctcctatgggcttttgcgggaggtgggggaattgccatagccacgcgcagcctcccccggctggagaggctgcacaaggctaaagaggaagccaaggcagcgagccgGATGGATTGCGCTCGCTGCCTTGTCTTCTTTAGCCACGCTTCTTTAGCCGCGCTGGAGAGGTTtagctcctggctggagaggttgcatggctatggcagaagccaagacacccagtgggatggatcccactcactgtcttggcttcttcgCTCTTTGGAGCTGGGGGGGAAACCCAGGCTTCCCCTGCAGCCCCGAGAAGCTCTGGAAGAAGCGGACAGGCTGCGCGCAGCCTGTCTGccgctctttggggctgggggggggaatgattttttccccctctaaaaactaggtgtgtcatgtggtccggtgcgtcctatagagcgaaaaatacagtagttatgAAATTGCAAAGGGGTTTGAACTCTGGATCTTGTTTCTTGTCTCTCCCCAGAGTGCTGGAGCAATAAACCACCACCTCATTCCCTCTACCCAAAACACCGTCTGCAATTATATAAAGCCAAGTTTTATCCGCTTGGAAGGGAGCTAACTAGACCAGCACACACTAATCTAATCCTCTGTCACATTCCACCAAGCAGAGCCCCATGTTAGTTCGTCTATTAATCCAATTCAAAATACAGCTTTCCAGTGGATTAATTTCAGGCATGCTTACAAAGCACGATCTGTACTATAAAGCTTCAGTTTGGCTCAACAGCTTTCGAGGTTGTGGCAGTACCTTGTTCTGTATCTTCCTcaattaaaaaccatttaaaagccGCACCCAGTTGGGTGGTTACTTAGCTCACTGCAATTATGGAAAGATCAGTAAAGGCACCAACAACCATGCTACCTTAATTATGATGGCATAAGGTTTTTGGGTTTTTAAGGTTTTATGTGCTAGAAGACCCTTTGTTGCCTTTGCCATAACAGACTAACTCagctaataaaattattattttttgtatcccacccatctgactgcgttgcctcagccactctgcacaacttccaacataatatacagcagagctttccaaactttccatgttGGTGTCACacattttagacatgcatcattttgtgacatagtcagttttactagcaaactggaggttaaactaaccccttcccagccccgggaggagtgcGGAGAGCATTCGTGCAATGCACCTACACATTGAAGCTAACACTCTAATGTCACAACAAGAATTTTGGAAATCTCTGATGTACAGAaacccaacaacaacacaacagaacatcacacattaaaagtgtcctgaaataataataattacccctTAGAAGTTATGgacatttcaaaaaaaaaaaagcttacctTGAGATCTTCCATCAGAGCAAAATGGCAAAACATATTGCAAAGTCAGTTAATTCAGATTGTTTCATAACAAATACATacttattatataaaaaaatattcacAATTTTGGAAAGTACTGTGGAAATATTGCACCTTCAACTACACTGCCTTAATATTAAgtgcattttttattaaaaaaaaacttcacaaGGATACCAGCTTTGAAGCTGAATACCTACTTTCCCTTGACATCCTTCATAAGCTTCTGTAAGTCAGCTTCTTGCTTTTTCAGATTTCCAAATGACGACTGGCTTTCCACAacacctcttcctccagctcctaGATTAATCGTTCCAAATGAAGTTTCAATGTTTCCTTTGACATAGTCTTCAAACTTCCCCTCGTACTTCACAAAATCAGACTCCACAACCACTtggaaaacaagcaaaaacatAGAAGTAGCTTAACCATCAAAACATTAGGTTGGAAACACAAGCAGAAATCATAGAATGCtttaattctacgattctatgttcTGCTAAAGTTGCTTCATCCTGACTGCAACTAATGATGAAGTGGACTATAGCTCACAGAAATTTGCACCACAATAAATCTTACATGTCTGCGAGGCGTCACAAGGCTCTGCTATCCCCAATGTTATTTAATATATGGAAACATTGGGAGCGAAGTCCCATCAGTATTATACTTAGTATTATTTGTGAGTGTGTGTCAACAGGACTTTTCAACTGGATGAATATTATGTGATTGGCCATTTCCTTGTAATTTTTTTGCTTTCCCATTTTTCTTGTGTTTCCTGtgggttttatatttgctgtacaTGTTTTCTATAAAGTTAGtggtatatacatatttttatcaATATCAAAAATGCTGTGGGTTTTTCTTCTGAAACAGACTTACTCTTCTGAAAGTTACCAACTTGAGGATGTGTATCTGAAATACAGAAAAGCCTGATAGCCACTTAAGAACATCAGTGCAATAAAATTCCACTTGTGTTCGCATTGGAAAAATTATTAGTATCTTATATATACTTTAAAAGGACATGTTAAAATGCATTAACATGGCAACATCTGCCTTTACGAAACTGAATATTTAAAAGTTTTCAAAAATTAAAGCAGGCAAATCTTCTGCAGTCTGATTTGAAATACTTTTTTATTAACAGCTTGGACTTTATACTTCCTTATCTCCTGTGGCAACGTGTAACTAATTTTACCTGGTTTTATGGGTTCATCTTTAGCAAGCACATCATTCAATGTGACTGATAAGAGATGATACTTGGGTTTCTGCCAGCAccaggttttcttcttctttgtcactATGTTCAGGAACTGTAATTTGTCCAAGTTATTGAGCTGAGATACGGGGATCAAGTCTCCTCCACAGTCAATTTCTCTCACAAAATTCTTCGTTGCTTTTGCAAACATCCTGGTTTTGTTTTCACTTTCTTAAATACCTGAAAGGGTAAAATCAAAACATGAATTGAGATGGCTGCAGGCATGGATAGGTGATTTCCTGGGGAAATTTTAATTGCAACAGTGCAGGTATACTGCAATATATGAGAAAGGAAAAAAGTTGCTTGCCTAGGTGATgttttctacctccactgccagtATCAAAGTTTACACTACAGGTGTTACCTGTTAATTGTTAATTTCTGGTTTTAAATATTTATGTATGTTCCACACTGGGACCTTTGAATAAACAGCAGACTATAAATGGtcacaataaacaaacaacaatatGTGCACATTCCAAAATACATGCCCTTGATGACTGGGAAAGGAGCCTCTGCTTAAACCTATTTTAGAGAAAGTGTTGGTTTCATACATAAGCACTCTTTATATCTGATAGGGTGTGTATGCTTGGGTGCCACTATCAAGTACAAACTTCCATGCAAGTTTCAGTCCTTTAATGCAGCAAGAAGAATGATTGCTGCAAGGACAGAGTGTATATCAAGCAAGCCGTGACTCCTaatcgtgggtttgagccccatgttgggcaaaagattcctgcattgcagggggttggactagatgaccctcatggtcccttctaactctacaattctatgagggaAAGATTTTGGAACATTCAGTGGAAAGAACAGAGCCCCAAACCACCAACATCTGTAAAGCATTTGCGAATACAGTTCTGTAAAGTAGTTTGAAATTTGTTTTATCCAATATGTAAACAACTTATATTAATGTAACTGCGAGTTATAATTTATGTGCACAACTTTGAGTTTCATTGATGAATCTGCTGTTTTTATACAGCCACAATGTGACTGGAACATGTGACTAAATACTGAACCAAGCAAGCCGCAAGGCAGCATGTATTAGAACAGGCAACATATACGGTAATCCTTAAAAATGGAACTAATTAGTTTTAACTTGTGTGGCAAACAACTCACTTTGCTGAAGACACGACATGTGTCTTTGTAACACAAAAAGTGTCAGATGCAGGTGCCAGACCTCCTTGACAGACTAGTGGTCTAGTTTCAATTCTAAGCAAAAATATTAAGAGATAGTTTTCAGCTAAAAAGAGTTCTTCAGAGTGCCAGAAGTGAAGCAGAAATGTCATCCAATTATCCCTTGTTCTTTCTTATACTAGAAAGACATCAGGGCTGACTCGGATATAAAGTGCTTGGGAGTTCCcctgtagatacagtggtacctcaggctaagaacttaatttgttctggaggtccattcttaacctgaaactgttcttaacctgaagcaccactttagctaatggggcctcccgctgctgccgcaccgccggagcatgatttctgttctcaccctgaagcaaagttcttaacccgaggtactatttctgggttagcagagtctgtaatctgaagcgtatgtaacctgaggtaccactgtacttataagaAGGATAAAGAGGAGATTACAACAAAGGTACAGTTTACAtgtacagattacagtggtatctcaggttatacagacatccagaacgaattaagttcttaacccgaggtaccactgtatatagacacTCCCACAGTCAGAGTTCaggcaaaaaaattttttgttcctGCACTGGTCAGCTAGAATTCC is from Podarcis raffonei isolate rPodRaf1 chromosome 12, rPodRaf1.pri, whole genome shotgun sequence and encodes:
- the GSDME gene encoding gasdermin-E isoform X2, whose protein sequence is MFAKATKNFVREIDCGGDLIPVSQLNNLDKLQFLNIVTKKKKTWCWQKPKYHLLSVTLNDVLAKDEPIKPVVVESDFVKYEGKFEDYVKGNIETSFGTINLGAGGRGVVESQSSFGNLKKQEADLQKLMKDVKGKAVNLHNTLLQQMLERKHEVLCILTKRIVTTQKCLISEHIQTEEKMASMVGIKTKVIKVSVSENGNVIKDSNVILEIPAPTAIAYGVIELYVKRDGQFEFCLLHDQEGGFERESMEGSAYHSAAFRYSFFPHLLDAVDSENPPGPVPSDAPLSVLSKDALQFKTHFQTFMKLTEEKQGTLYQLLCDFLLQEEMVTELEDVNCLIMHLSCFAPAANSRLSPLYVACLTGPRRMAR